The following coding sequences lie in one Rutidosis leptorrhynchoides isolate AG116_Rl617_1_P2 chromosome 4, CSIRO_AGI_Rlap_v1, whole genome shotgun sequence genomic window:
- the LOC139843939 gene encoding LOW QUALITY PROTEIN: pentatricopeptide repeat-containing protein At4g14190, chloroplastic (The sequence of the model RefSeq protein was modified relative to this genomic sequence to represent the inferred CDS: inserted 1 base in 1 codon), with product MFSKFPMRTGILTPPITVNRKTHVSKTPTITKPPFSHFIILDCKTSSVQFPTAKNNSNEEITLQFDNINQNSKLKIIVYEKLKNKNSDPVQILEDGGDWSKELFWAVIGFLNQTSRSNHVLQVFDKWSRKNESRISVVNYERIVRLLVDEGLVEDAVLALDKMKNVHGLRASSQIYDSIINGFVDKGKYNDASFHLKDMEDNEIKPLVTTYNGLIRAYAKNGLYDDMAKCVKRMEANGCFPDQSTYNLLIKEFSVAGLLKRMDRTYRILISKRMDLEESTIVAMLEAYANFGDLEMTEKVYRRVLRLKPKVYLNDDLIRKVATVYIENYMFSKLHDMGINLYSKTGDNNIVWCLRMLCPACLLSRAGMESVVRDMGYKKVRWTVTIANILLFAYANMKDNKNFKVLLLEMAARNVKXRIVTCGILYDELGSRFDGIDELRSWKKMGYFRDVVEFKTDPLVLVAFGKGDFLNTVEELDHTKNKIWTYEQLIKFVNQYQHGTR from the exons ATGTTTTCAAAATTTCCTATGAGGACGGGGATACTCACTCCTCCTATCACTGTAAATCGTAAAACCCATGTTTCTAAAACCCCAACAATTACAAAACCCCCATTTTCACATTTCATCATATTGGACTGTAAAACTTCTTCCGTGCAGTTCCCCACTGCAAAAAACAACTCTAACGAAGAAATTACACTCCAATTtgataatattaatcaaaattCAAAGCTCAAAATAATTGTATATGAAaagctaaaaaataaaaattcggacCCTGTTCAAATTCTTGAAGATGGTGGAGATTGGAGCAAAGAACTATTTTGGGCAGTTATTGGATTCCTCAATCAAACCTCCAGATCCAACCATGTTCTCCAG GTGTTTGATAAATGGTCTCGTAAAAACGAGTCACGGATTAGCGTTGTTAATTATGAGCGAATCGTAAGATTGTTGGTTGATGAGGGTCTTGTTGAAGATGCAGTGTTGGCTTTAGACAAGATGAAGAATGTTCATGGTTTACGAGCCTCGTCGCAGATTTATGATTCAATCATTAATGGTTTTGTTGATAAGGGGAAGTATAATGATGCGTCGTTTCATCTTAAGGACATGGAAGATAATGAAATAAAGCCACTTGTTACGACTTATAATGGGCTGATTAGAGCTTATGCGAAGAATGGTCTGTATGATGATATGGCAAAATGTGTGAAAAGAATGGAAGCAAATGGGTGTTTTCCTGATCAGTCTACTTATAATTTGCTGATTAAAGAGTTTTCGGTAGCAGGATTATTGAAAAGAATGGACAGAACGTATCGGATTTTGATCTCGAAACGGATGGATCTTGAAGAGTCTACCATTGTTGCAATGCTTGAGGCGTATGCTAATTTTGGGGATTTAGAGATGACGGAGAAAGTTTATAGAAGGGTTTTGAGGTTGAAGCCGAAAGTTTACTTGAATGATGATTTGATTCGAAAAGTGGCTACTGTTTATATTGAGAACTATATGTTTTCTAAATTACATGATATGGGTATTAATCTTTATTCGAAAACAGGTGACAATAACATTGTTTGGTGTCTAAGGATGCTTTGTCCCGCATGTCTTTTGAGCCGTGCGGGAATGGAGTCCGTGGTGCGTGATATGGGCTACAAGAAAGTTCGGTGGACTGTAACAATTGCAAACATATTGCTCTTTGCATATGCCAATATGAAAGATAATAAAAACTTTAAAGTTTTGCTTTTGGAAATGGCAGCTCGAAATGTGA CCCGAATTGTTACTTGTGGGATCTTGTATGATGAACTTGGGTCCAGGTTTGATGGTATAGATGAGTTACGTTCTTGGAAAAAGATGGGGTATTTCCGGGATGTTGTGGAGTTTAAAACTGACCCTTTGGTTCTTGTTGCTTTTGGAAAGGGGGATTTTTTAAACACTGTTGAAGAACTTGACCACACAAAGAACAAAATTTGGACTTACGAGCAATTAATCAAGTTTGTTAATCAATATCAACATGGAACACGATGA